A region from the Gemmatimonadaceae bacterium genome encodes:
- a CDS encoding aryl-sulfate sulfotransferase, giving the protein MTTDYVRVVNDTAHLVLGGLHPGVSYKWHVQAVGAGGARSGQSLTLVADSLPATIRSAQIVTTAGKAPTVPYIATELAVDSTKYEVIFDSTGTLVWYRVMARPSSDGDFEMQSTGVFTAFQGTTFGWQPVPGAWVSFGLDGVAQHTWAAPASSYTDQHEFRLRVEGGDTVAYFSVYDIVPMDMTAHCGTSAQPTAVHRIVRAGAGGVRTIFDATSRFTIADWISPPLCGLGDFDHPNAFDFDGDNTMIVSWRNFGALTAIDATTGHVLWQLGGAQSTLALSGDALGGTGGQHSVRVSSPGTVLVYDNGTSHSPPQSRMVEYAIDTAHGLARLTRQYLHPDGGLYTTFMGSVSPLKNGGVLIGWSTAATITEIDKNSTLVWEGVLKLDGQSQQFYRAVPIGSLYHYRQP; this is encoded by the coding sequence GTGACAACGGACTACGTTCGCGTGGTGAATGACACCGCGCACCTGGTGCTCGGTGGACTTCACCCTGGCGTTTCGTACAAGTGGCACGTGCAGGCGGTGGGCGCGGGCGGAGCGCGCTCCGGGCAGAGCCTAACGCTCGTGGCCGACTCGCTGCCGGCAACGATCCGCAGCGCGCAGATCGTGACGACCGCCGGTAAGGCGCCGACTGTGCCGTACATCGCCACGGAGCTCGCCGTCGACAGCACGAAGTACGAAGTGATTTTCGACAGCACGGGCACGCTGGTGTGGTATCGCGTGATGGCTCGGCCGTCGAGCGACGGCGATTTCGAGATGCAGTCCACCGGCGTATTCACGGCCTTCCAGGGCACGACGTTCGGATGGCAGCCCGTTCCGGGCGCCTGGGTCTCATTCGGCCTCGACGGCGTCGCCCAACACACCTGGGCGGCGCCGGCCAGTTCCTATACCGATCAACATGAATTCCGCTTGCGCGTGGAGGGCGGCGATACGGTCGCGTACTTCTCCGTGTACGACATCGTCCCGATGGACATGACCGCGCATTGCGGAACGTCCGCCCAACCGACGGCGGTGCACCGGATCGTGCGGGCCGGTGCCGGCGGCGTCCGCACGATCTTCGACGCGACCAGCCGTTTCACGATCGCCGACTGGATCTCGCCGCCGTTATGCGGGTTGGGCGACTTCGACCATCCCAATGCCTTCGACTTCGACGGGGACAACACCATGATCGTGAGCTGGCGCAATTTCGGCGCGCTCACGGCGATCGACGCAACGACGGGGCACGTGCTCTGGCAGTTGGGCGGCGCCCAGTCGACGCTCGCGCTCTCCGGCGACGCGTTGGGCGGCACCGGCGGCCAGCACTCGGTGCGCGTCTCGTCTCCCGGCACCGTGCTGGTCTACGACAACGGGACCAGCCATTCGCCGCCGCAGAGTCGCATGGTGGAATACGCCATCGACACGGCGCACGGCCTTGCCCGCCTCACGCGGCAGTACCTGCACCCCGACGGGGGCCTCTACACGACCTTCATGGGTTCGGTGAGCCCGTTGAAGAACGGCGGCGTGCTCATCGGGTGGAGCACGGCGGCGACGATTACGGAGATCGACAAGAACAGCACACTGGTCTGGGAGGGCGTGCTCAAGTTAGACGGTCAATCCCAGCAGTTCTATCGCGCGGTTCCGATCGGGTCGCTGTACCACTATCGACAGCCCTGA
- a CDS encoding dienelactone hydrolase family protein, which produces MPHSTVQIITQDGSCPTHVFTPAGDGPWPGAILFMDGIGIRPALFEMAERLASAGYYVAMPDLFYRIGPTSYDAKKAFTDPAQRNDLMTRALPSASIANVMRDTNAFLTHLEGEPHVRGSAFGVTGYCMGGRLALSAAGTYPERFAAAASYHGSSLATDAPDSPHLLAPRMRAWIYVAGAIEDRNFDDAQKQRLDDALTRAGVRHTVETYNARHGWVPSDTPVHDPVETEHHWRTLLDLFARTLF; this is translated from the coding sequence ATGCCGCACTCGACCGTACAGATCATCACGCAGGACGGCTCCTGCCCAACGCACGTGTTCACGCCCGCCGGCGACGGCCCGTGGCCGGGCGCAATCCTGTTCATGGATGGCATCGGGATCCGGCCTGCGCTCTTCGAGATGGCGGAGCGTCTTGCGTCCGCCGGCTACTACGTCGCGATGCCGGACCTCTTCTACCGCATCGGCCCGACCAGTTACGATGCGAAGAAAGCGTTCACCGACCCGGCCCAACGCAACGATCTGATGACTCGCGCACTGCCATCGGCGAGCATCGCGAACGTGATGCGCGACACGAACGCATTCCTGACGCACCTGGAGGGCGAGCCGCATGTGCGCGGCTCGGCGTTCGGGGTCACGGGCTACTGCATGGGTGGGCGGCTGGCGTTGTCGGCGGCCGGTACGTATCCGGAGCGATTCGCCGCTGCCGCGTCGTATCACGGCTCGAGCCTGGCGACGGATGCGCCCGACAGTCCGCATCTGCTCGCGCCGCGAATGCGGGCGTGGATCTACGTGGCCGGCGCGATCGAGGATCGGAACTTCGATGATGCGCAGAAGCAGCGGCTCGATGACGCGCTCACTCGGGCCGGCGTCCGGCACACCGTCGAGACGTACAACGCGCGCCACGGTTGGGTGCCGTCCGACACCCCGGTGCACGATCCGGTGGAGACGGAACACCACTGGCGCACGCTGCTGGATCTCTTTGCGCGCACCCTCTTCTGA
- a CDS encoding ADOP family duplicated permease: protein MGLFDRLRRDARFALRGFHRTPGFFATTVAILGLGIGMSVAMFTVFRTVLIQRLPVERQDRAVVLWTYGSDPNTDLTTGTKDLSVVRAGSRTMRDIAGVAHWPASPTPLRDGGTLIDLNRGMVTGNFFAVLGVRPALGRLLDMGDDEPPAGPDSTRTEPLVLSWRAWHQAFGGDAAVLGKRLVDPYANITYRIIGIAPAGFDYPANVDYWIPMWSGWQSTVSAFAVGRLRPGASVADAATEYLGIERRLEPQLAFAGAHAATFADTVLGDVRPALLLLTSGVALLLVIACLNVGNLMLLRASSRSHELDVRRALGAAPADVIRQLVVEAVLIAAAGGAAGLAVAAFLLAALGRFAPPDLPRLDEIQLAPTPILVAAIVSALAVLLFGVAPALLAARGTAASLRADARSGRETRRRRVARQTLVAFQLALATVMLGGAALLARSLERLERQDTGFVSAHLSILDYAFNAARFGDMTQFTAEGDAVVRRIREIPGVTAATPIIAPPMLGNGIWQVRFQTDDPSMTDTARFPAVPTEMGGAEFFKTFGVHIDHGRAFTEDDRATSALVAIVNESAARKLWPGQNPIGRRLRVPGKGGIVGEDGWRTVVGVARDTHLRTLREASPMVYLPSLQSYWQGYVAIRSSVPLGSLLPALRSTVRDVDPSLALNAPRTMDEILDRPLAQPRVDTLLMSGFSLVALLLAAIGLFGVMTSMVRDQTRELGIRIALGATPERVRRDVITRASIIAALGLGAGLTVTLLSAKLITALLFQISASDPLSLGAACAVLCIVAMAAAYLPAHRATSIDPAQALRSD, encoded by the coding sequence ATGGGACTCTTCGACCGACTGCGCCGCGACGCCCGCTTTGCCCTGCGAGGGTTCCACCGCACGCCGGGGTTCTTCGCCACCACCGTCGCAATCCTCGGACTCGGCATCGGCATGTCCGTCGCCATGTTCACGGTGTTCCGGACGGTGCTCATTCAGCGCCTGCCGGTGGAGCGACAGGACCGCGCGGTGGTCTTGTGGACGTACGGCAGCGACCCCAACACCGATCTGACGACGGGCACCAAGGACCTGTCCGTGGTCCGCGCCGGCTCGCGCACCATGCGCGACATCGCGGGCGTCGCCCACTGGCCGGCGTCGCCGACGCCGCTCCGCGACGGCGGCACGCTGATCGACCTCAATCGCGGCATGGTCACCGGCAACTTCTTTGCCGTGTTAGGCGTTAGGCCGGCGCTCGGCCGCCTGCTCGATATGGGTGATGACGAGCCGCCCGCCGGGCCGGATTCGACGCGCACGGAGCCGCTCGTGTTGAGCTGGCGCGCGTGGCACCAGGCGTTCGGCGGCGACGCGGCAGTGTTAGGCAAGCGGCTCGTCGACCCGTATGCCAACATCACCTACCGCATCATCGGCATCGCGCCGGCCGGCTTCGACTACCCGGCGAACGTCGACTACTGGATACCGATGTGGAGCGGCTGGCAATCCACCGTCTCCGCGTTCGCCGTCGGCCGCCTGCGACCCGGCGCATCCGTCGCCGACGCGGCCACCGAATATCTGGGCATCGAGCGGCGCCTCGAGCCGCAGCTCGCGTTCGCCGGCGCGCACGCCGCCACCTTCGCCGATACCGTGTTGGGCGACGTCAGGCCGGCGCTGCTGCTCCTCACCAGCGGCGTCGCGCTGCTGCTCGTCATCGCCTGCCTCAACGTCGGCAATCTCATGCTGCTCCGGGCATCGTCGCGCAGCCACGAGCTCGACGTCCGCCGCGCGCTCGGCGCCGCCCCGGCCGACGTCATTCGCCAACTGGTGGTCGAGGCCGTGCTCATCGCCGCTGCCGGCGGCGCGGCCGGGCTTGCCGTGGCGGCGTTTCTGCTCGCAGCGTTAGGACGGTTCGCCCCGCCCGACTTGCCCCGCCTCGATGAGATCCAGCTCGCGCCCACACCGATCCTCGTCGCCGCCATCGTGTCTGCGCTGGCGGTGCTGCTGTTCGGCGTCGCGCCCGCGCTCCTGGCGGCGCGCGGCACCGCGGCGTCCCTGCGCGCCGATGCGCGCTCCGGCCGCGAAACGCGCCGCCGCCGCGTGGCCCGCCAGACGCTGGTCGCATTCCAGCTCGCGCTCGCCACGGTCATGTTAGGCGGCGCCGCATTGCTCGCGCGCAGTCTCGAGCGGCTCGAGCGCCAGGACACCGGCTTCGTGAGCGCGCACCTGTCGATACTGGACTACGCCTTCAACGCCGCCAGGTTCGGCGACATGACGCAGTTCACGGCCGAGGGCGACGCCGTCGTGCGCCGGATTCGCGAGATTCCGGGTGTCACTGCCGCGACACCGATCATCGCGCCGCCGATGCTCGGCAACGGCATCTGGCAAGTCCGGTTTCAGACCGACGATCCGTCGATGACCGACACCGCGCGGTTCCCCGCCGTTCCGACCGAAATGGGCGGCGCCGAATTCTTCAAGACGTTCGGGGTGCACATCGACCATGGCCGCGCATTCACGGAGGATGATCGCGCCACGTCGGCGCTCGTCGCCATCGTCAACGAGTCCGCCGCCCGCAAGTTGTGGCCCGGGCAGAATCCGATCGGCAGACGCCTCCGCGTTCCCGGCAAGGGCGGCATCGTCGGCGAAGACGGGTGGCGCACGGTAGTGGGCGTGGCGCGCGATACGCATCTGCGTACGCTGCGCGAGGCGTCGCCGATGGTATACCTGCCGTCGTTGCAATCGTACTGGCAAGGCTACGTCGCGATCCGCAGCAGCGTTCCGTTAGGCTCGCTGCTCCCGGCGCTGCGCAGCACCGTACGCGACGTGGATCCTTCGCTCGCGCTCAATGCCCCGCGCACGATGGATGAGATTCTCGACCGGCCGCTCGCCCAGCCGCGCGTCGACACGCTCCTCATGTCCGGCTTCAGCCTGGTCGCCCTGCTGCTGGCGGCCATCGGCCTCTTCGGCGTGATGACCTCGATGGTCCGCGACCAGACACGCGAGTTGGGCATCCGCATCGCGCTCGGCGCCACGCCGGAACGCGTGCGACGCGACGTGATCACCCGTGCGTCGATCATTGCCGCGCTCGGCCTCGGCGCGGGCCTAACGGTAACGCTCCTCAGCGCCAAGCTCATCACCGCGCTGCTCTTCCAGATCTCGGCGAGCGACCCGCTGTCGTTAGGCGCCGCCTGCGCGGTCCTGTGCATCGTGGCCATGGCCGCGGCGTATCTGCCGGCGCACCGCGCCACATCGATCGACCCGGCGCAGGCGCTTCGCTCGGACTGA
- a CDS encoding MarR family transcriptional regulator, whose translation MAVRLAVVIKRLRDRLRETRPDRAKQLPISHLAILKRLRDGGPATASALATAEHVSQQAIAQHVAALVRAGLVQTREDPSDARKRVISVTRAGHRLFASAADSRHAWLTEIIDAELGASHRPALERAITLLERLAAADDSTIAARGARRG comes from the coding sequence ATGGCCGTTCGCCTCGCCGTCGTCATCAAGCGCCTGCGGGACCGTCTCCGCGAGACCCGTCCGGACCGCGCCAAGCAGCTGCCGATCTCCCATCTCGCCATCCTCAAGCGGCTGCGTGATGGCGGCCCCGCCACCGCCTCCGCGCTCGCGACTGCCGAGCACGTGAGCCAGCAAGCCATTGCCCAACACGTCGCGGCGCTCGTGCGCGCCGGGCTCGTGCAAACGCGAGAGGATCCTTCCGATGCGCGCAAGCGCGTCATTTCTGTCACGCGCGCCGGGCATCGCCTGTTCGCGTCGGCCGCCGACTCCCGGCATGCATGGCTCACCGAGATCATCGACGCCGAGCTCGGCGCCTCGCACCGGCCGGCGCTCGAACGGGCGATCACGCTGCTGGAGCGACTCGCGGCGGCTGACGATTCGACGATCGCCGCGCGAGGCGCGCGCCGCGGATGA
- a CDS encoding MFS transporter, which yields MSDPIPDLETPTIVGRAGELARTTFLSLRNRNFRLYFIGQMISNTGNWLTNIALTLLILHLTRSGLDVGLLAACQYGPMLFLSAWGGAIADRVDKRRMLLVTQSLEMAQSTSLAILAFMPHPPVLGLYALALAGGTFLSLDNPLRRSFVSEMVRPEDLPNAVVLYSTVVNGSRIFGPALAGLLIVTMGYGWCFTVDAASYIAVLVCLVKMREDELYRTPRGRVGKGAVREGLRYVFDTPILWISFAMLAVIGTLSYNFSVTLPIFVTRVLHGSDETYTLLYSVFSVGAVVCSLFIAHRGFVRLRDLVVGAAALGVTILALAATSSVALALVLIFAVGMASIAYMTATTTIVQVESRQDMHGRVLALQAVLIIGPTAVGGPLLGWLADLLGGRAPLILGGIAAIIAAGIGYAASPRRARLTREAR from the coding sequence ATGAGCGACCCGATCCCGGATCTCGAAACGCCGACCATCGTTGGGCGCGCCGGCGAGCTGGCGCGCACGACCTTCCTCTCGCTGCGCAATCGGAACTTCCGCCTGTACTTCATCGGCCAGATGATCTCCAACACGGGGAACTGGCTGACCAACATCGCCCTCACGCTGCTCATCCTGCACCTCACGCGCAGCGGACTCGACGTCGGGTTGCTCGCCGCCTGCCAGTACGGGCCGATGCTGTTCCTCTCGGCGTGGGGCGGCGCGATTGCCGATCGCGTGGACAAGCGGCGAATGCTATTGGTGACGCAGAGCCTCGAGATGGCGCAATCGACGAGCCTCGCGATCCTGGCATTCATGCCGCATCCGCCGGTGCTCGGCCTGTATGCGTTGGCGCTGGCGGGCGGCACGTTTCTCTCGCTCGACAATCCGCTGCGCCGGTCGTTCGTGAGCGAGATGGTCCGGCCGGAGGACCTGCCTAACGCGGTCGTGCTCTACAGCACCGTCGTCAACGGGTCGCGGATCTTCGGGCCGGCGCTGGCCGGCCTGCTGATCGTGACGATGGGCTACGGCTGGTGCTTCACCGTGGATGCGGCGTCGTACATTGCGGTGCTCGTGTGTCTAGTGAAGATGCGAGAAGACGAGTTGTACCGCACGCCGCGCGGGCGGGTCGGGAAGGGCGCCGTCCGCGAGGGTCTGCGCTACGTGTTCGACACGCCGATTTTGTGGATCAGCTTCGCGATGCTCGCCGTGATCGGCACGCTCTCGTACAACTTCAGCGTCACGCTGCCGATCTTCGTGACGCGCGTGCTGCACGGGTCGGATGAGACCTACACGCTACTCTACTCGGTGTTCAGCGTCGGTGCCGTGGTCTGCTCGCTGTTCATCGCGCATCGCGGATTCGTACGCCTGAGGGACCTCGTGGTGGGCGCCGCTGCGTTAGGCGTGACGATCCTGGCGTTGGCGGCGACGTCGTCCGTCGCGCTGGCGTTGGTGTTGATCTTCGCCGTAGGCATGGCGAGCATCGCCTACATGACGGCGACGACGACCATCGTACAGGTCGAATCGCGCCAGGACATGCACGGACGGGTGTTGGCGTTGCAGGCCGTGCTGATCATCGGGCCGACGGCCGTGGGCGGTCCGCTGCTCGGGTGGTTGGCCGACCTGTTAGGCGGACGCGCGCCGCTCATCCTCGGCGGTATCGCGGCGATCATCGCGGCGGGCATCGGCTATGCCGCGAGCCCTCGCCGGGCTCGCCTTACGCGGGAAGCGCGGTGA
- a CDS encoding type II toxin-antitoxin system VapC family toxin, whose protein sequence is MYLLDTNLYIRALNEPAFGLALADFQQRQLKSLWLSAIVVYEVTVGARGAEHAAAWERWLVRPFRTRERVLVPGESTWRITADARRRLRSGKRYEASLATASFQNDLLIAATCRERGATLITANARDFEIIRRVMPLRFVTALPA, encoded by the coding sequence GTGTACCTTCTCGACACCAACCTGTACATCCGGGCGTTGAACGAGCCCGCGTTCGGACTGGCGCTCGCTGACTTTCAGCAGCGACAACTCAAGTCGCTGTGGCTGAGCGCCATCGTCGTGTACGAGGTGACAGTCGGTGCACGCGGCGCCGAGCACGCCGCTGCCTGGGAACGTTGGCTCGTGCGACCGTTTCGAACGCGAGAACGCGTGCTCGTGCCCGGCGAGTCGACGTGGCGCATCACCGCGGACGCGCGCCGGCGATTGCGGAGCGGAAAGCGATACGAGGCGAGCCTCGCCACCGCCTCGTTTCAGAACGATCTTTTGATCGCGGCAACCTGTCGCGAACGTGGCGCGACGCTCATCACGGCAAATGCGCGCGACTTCGAGATCATCAGGCGCGTCATGCCATTGCGCTTCGTCACCGCGCTTCCCGCGTAA